From the genome of Brevinematales bacterium, one region includes:
- the hisG gene encoding ATP phosphoribosyltransferase: MDNIVIAVPKGRLFEDTVKLFSQAGILNIQIDENSRKLIVSDNDAKIDFLLVRAKDVITYTVEGISDLGVVGYDLLVEYDPDVFSLLDLKFGYCKVIVAGKEKKELVSPTVKVATKLPNITKSYFRAKEIEPKIVELYGSVELGPLTGLSEFVVDITSTGTTLKENNLVIIDEIFESTSRLISNRKSFYIKRKRISDIVSKLQKILSQNEVLSR, translated from the coding sequence ATGGATAATATTGTAATAGCGGTACCGAAAGGAAGGTTGTTTGAAGATACGGTTAAGCTTTTTAGCCAAGCAGGAATACTTAATATTCAGATTGATGAGAATTCGAGGAAGCTTATCGTATCAGATAATGATGCTAAGATTGATTTTCTTCTTGTTAGAGCAAAAGATGTTATAACATATACTGTTGAAGGGATATCTGATCTAGGTGTTGTTGGATATGATTTGCTTGTTGAGTATGATCCTGACGTTTTTTCTCTTCTTGATCTAAAATTTGGTTATTGTAAGGTTATAGTTGCTGGCAAAGAAAAAAAAGAATTAGTTTCTCCTACAGTTAAAGTTGCTACTAAATTACCGAATATAACCAAATCTTACTTTAGGGCCAAGGAAATAGAACCAAAGATAGTGGAATTGTATGGATCTGTTGAATTAGGACCGTTGACAGGATTAAGTGAATTTGTAGTTGATATAACATCGACGGGAACTACATTGAAAGAAAATAATCTAGTGATTATTGATGAGATATTCGAATCTACCTCAAGGTTAATATCGAACAGAAAATCTTTTTATATTAAGCGGAAAAGGATAAGTGATATAGTTTCAAAACTTCAGAAGATTCTAAGTCAAAACGAAGTTTTATCTCGGTAG